The genomic segment AATGACCAATGACTAATGACAAAATCGAGAAATCAAAATCTATTGTTATTTTGGGTGCAGGTGCTTGGGGTGCAACTCTAGCAAATTTAGCGCGGGAAAACGGTCATCAGGTGCATTTGTGGTCACGTCAGGGAACACTAAGTTTGGAGACAGTGTTAAAAGATGCGGAAATAGTCCTGTCTGCTATCTCCATGAAAGGTGTCAGAGATGTAGCTTCATTAGTCAAGTCTTTCCCCTTGTCTCCAGAGACAATATTTGTTACAGCCACAAAAGGCTTAGATCCTCAAACTACCTCCACTCCATCGCAAATTTGGCAAACAGAATTTCCAGATCATTCAGTAGTTGTCCTTTCAGGTCCTAATTTATCTGAAGAAATTGCACAGTCATTACCAGCTGCTACCGTAGTAGCCAGCAAAAATACTGCTGCTGCAAAAATCGTGCAACAAGTCTTTTCTTCTAGTCGTTTTCGTGTGTATACTAACCCTGATCCGGTAGGTGTAGAACTAGGTGGTACACTCAAGAACGTGATGGCGATCGCAGCTGGTGTCTGTGATGGTTTACATCTGGGAACCAATGCCAAAGCAGCCTTAGTAACCCGTGGGTTAGCGGAAATAATTCGTATTGGGAGAACTTTTGGCGCAAAACCGGAAACATTTTACGGTTTATCCGGTCTAGGAGATTTGTTAGCGACCTGCAACAGCCCTTTAAGTCGCAATTACCAAGTTGGCTACCAGCTGGCTAGTGGGAAAACGCTGACAGAAATTCTCGCTACTTTACCAGGAACCGCTGAAGGAGTGAACACCTGCCGAGTTTTGATGCAAATATCCGAGCAACAAAATATTACTATCCCTATTACTGAGCAAGTTTATCGGTTACTTGAAACTGAAGTTACACCTCAACAAGCTCTTGATGAACTAATGTTAAGAGATATCAAACCAGAGTATCACCAATAAAGTTATGGCTTGCCCTATGCT from the Anabaena sphaerica FACHB-251 genome contains:
- a CDS encoding NAD(P)H-dependent glycerol-3-phosphate dehydrogenase, which produces MTNDKIEKSKSIVILGAGAWGATLANLARENGHQVHLWSRQGTLSLETVLKDAEIVLSAISMKGVRDVASLVKSFPLSPETIFVTATKGLDPQTTSTPSQIWQTEFPDHSVVVLSGPNLSEEIAQSLPAATVVASKNTAAAKIVQQVFSSSRFRVYTNPDPVGVELGGTLKNVMAIAAGVCDGLHLGTNAKAALVTRGLAEIIRIGRTFGAKPETFYGLSGLGDLLATCNSPLSRNYQVGYQLASGKTLTEILATLPGTAEGVNTCRVLMQISEQQNITIPITEQVYRLLETEVTPQQALDELMLRDIKPEYHQ